Proteins encoded together in one Kitasatospora albolonga window:
- a CDS encoding hydrogenase expression/formation protein HypE, with translation MADTAPASASAPAAPDFSGWTCPAPLRDHERIVMGHGGGGTLSAELVEHLFAPAFGSDVLAELGDSAHLTMGGARLAFSTDSFVVRPLFFPGGSIGDLAVNGTVNDLAMAGAVPAYLSCGFILEEGIELSVVGRVAQALGDAARTAGVTVATGDTKVVDAGHGDGIFINTAGIGLVPDGVDIRPQRAAPGDAVLVSGQIGVHGVAIMSVREGLEFGVEIQSDTASLAGLVADMLAVCRDLHVLRDPTRGGLATSLNEIAGAAGVGITLDERSLPVPDTVANACSFLGLDPLYVANEGKLVAFVPPDHADAVLEAMRAHPLGKESVRIGTCVADHPGMVVAATGLGGTRVVDMPLGEQLPRIC, from the coding sequence TTGGCTGACACCGCCCCCGCCTCCGCATCCGCCCCGGCCGCCCCGGACTTCTCCGGCTGGACCTGCCCCGCGCCCCTGCGCGACCACGAGCGCATCGTCATGGGCCACGGGGGCGGCGGAACGCTCTCCGCCGAGCTGGTGGAGCACCTCTTCGCGCCCGCCTTCGGCAGCGACGTCCTCGCCGAGCTGGGTGACTCCGCGCATCTGACGATGGGCGGCGCCCGGCTCGCCTTCTCCACCGACTCCTTCGTCGTCCGGCCGCTGTTCTTCCCCGGCGGGTCCATCGGCGACCTCGCCGTCAACGGGACGGTCAACGACCTCGCCATGGCCGGAGCCGTCCCGGCCTACCTCTCCTGCGGCTTCATCCTGGAGGAGGGCATCGAACTCTCCGTCGTCGGCCGGGTCGCCCAGGCGCTGGGCGACGCCGCCCGTACCGCCGGGGTGACCGTCGCGACCGGCGACACCAAGGTCGTCGACGCCGGTCACGGCGACGGGATCTTCATCAACACCGCCGGGATCGGCCTGGTCCCCGACGGCGTCGACATCCGCCCGCAGCGCGCCGCCCCCGGGGACGCGGTCCTGGTCAGCGGCCAGATCGGGGTCCACGGCGTGGCCATCATGAGCGTGCGCGAGGGGCTGGAGTTCGGTGTCGAGATCCAGAGCGACACCGCATCCCTGGCCGGTCTGGTGGCGGACATGCTCGCGGTCTGCCGGGACCTCCACGTCCTGCGCGACCCCACCCGGGGCGGCCTCGCCACCTCGCTCAACGAGATCGCCGGAGCCGCGGGCGTCGGCATCACGCTCGACGAGCGGTCGCTCCCGGTGCCCGACACCGTCGCCAACGCCTGCTCCTTCCTCGGCCTCGATCCGCTGTACGTCGCCAACGAGGGCAAGCTCGTCGCGTTCGTCCCGCCCGACCACGCGGACGCCGTCCTGGAGGCGATGCGCGCCCACCCGCTCGGCAAGGAGTCGGTGCGGATCGGCACCTGCGTGGCGGACCACCCCGGCATGGTCGTGGCCGCCACCGGCCTCGGCGGCACCCGGGTGGTGGACATGCCGCTCGGCGAGCAACTGCCGCGCATCTGCTGA
- a CDS encoding NADPH-dependent ferric siderophore reductase, giving the protein MTIHRAVVARVQPLTATMTRVTLHGEGLAGFESTGVGDEYVRLFFPHGPDRGDVSLPVTTEKGWETPEGRPVAPMRTYTVRAARPEAGEIDIDFVLHDHGVASTWVAGAQPGDVIGVNDPTGLYSPPDDLAWQVLIADQTGLPAVARLLENTPDTVATRVVVELPGPEAVQPLPGTKVTWTYGGNGHGASRLAELVKAAIPAGTDMAGGYVWVAGETNALRTVRRYLRKELGLPATRFKVVGYWIPDADSWNERYEALPDAVRAELMALWDAPADDEEDVTIRYEARLSDLGL; this is encoded by the coding sequence ATGACGATCCACCGAGCCGTCGTCGCCCGAGTCCAGCCGCTCACCGCGACCATGACCCGAGTGACGCTGCACGGCGAAGGGCTCGCCGGCTTCGAGTCCACCGGGGTCGGCGACGAATACGTACGTCTCTTCTTTCCGCACGGCCCGGACCGCGGCGACGTCTCGCTGCCCGTCACGACGGAGAAGGGCTGGGAGACCCCCGAGGGCCGTCCCGTCGCCCCCATGCGGACGTACACCGTGCGGGCGGCGCGCCCGGAGGCCGGTGAGATCGACATCGACTTCGTCCTGCACGACCACGGTGTGGCCTCGACCTGGGTGGCCGGGGCGCAGCCCGGGGACGTGATCGGGGTCAACGACCCCACCGGCCTCTACAGCCCCCCGGACGACCTCGCCTGGCAGGTGCTGATCGCCGACCAGACCGGCCTGCCCGCCGTGGCGCGCCTGCTGGAGAACACCCCGGACACGGTCGCCACCCGCGTGGTCGTCGAACTGCCCGGCCCCGAGGCCGTCCAGCCGCTCCCCGGCACCAAGGTCACCTGGACCTACGGCGGCAACGGCCACGGGGCCAGCCGGCTGGCCGAGCTGGTCAAGGCCGCCATCCCGGCCGGCACGGATATGGCCGGCGGCTACGTCTGGGTCGCGGGCGAGACCAACGCGCTGCGTACCGTACGCCGTTACCTCCGCAAGGAGCTGGGGCTGCCCGCCACCCGGTTCAAGGTCGTCGGCTACTGGATACCGGACGCCGACAGCTGGAACGAGCGGTACGAGGCCCTGCCGGACGCCGTGCGCGCCGAGCTGATGGCCCTGTGGGACGCCCCGGCCGACGACGAGGAGGACGTCACCATCCGGTACGAGGCGCGCCTCAGCGACCTCGGGCTGTGA
- a CDS encoding ABC transporter permease: MPGTSTLGRPVAAAREHQRPAPARTALRGGGLLVLAALLLLLVALSTWIGTKDTSLGQVWSALWNDDGSYTTDVVRQLRLPRTLVGLMAGAALGVAGAVMQAVTRNPLADPGLLGVNAGASAAVVFGIGVVGLAGFGSLVWFSFAGAALTTVVVYVLGASGRAGPTPVRLALAGAAVSASLSGVIAGLTVFDSATYDYLRFWMVGSLAGREPQLVVQLLPFIVAGLVIALLLARSLNSLALGEELGRALGARIARTRIAAVVVVTLLCGASTAAAGPIAFVGLVVPLVARWLTGPDLRWVLPYSMLLAPVLLLVSDIIGRVALPGDELEVGAVTALIGAPVFIAMVCRRKGASL; the protein is encoded by the coding sequence GTGCCCGGTACGTCCACCCTCGGCCGCCCTGTCGCGGCGGCCCGTGAACACCAGCGACCCGCCCCCGCCCGTACCGCCCTGCGCGGCGGCGGACTGCTCGTCCTCGCGGCGCTGCTCCTGCTCCTCGTCGCCCTCAGCACCTGGATCGGCACCAAGGACACCTCGCTCGGCCAGGTGTGGTCGGCGCTCTGGAACGACGACGGCTCCTACACCACCGATGTGGTACGGCAGTTGAGGCTGCCGCGCACCCTCGTCGGCCTGATGGCCGGTGCCGCGCTCGGCGTGGCGGGAGCGGTGATGCAGGCCGTCACCCGCAACCCCCTGGCCGACCCCGGGCTCCTCGGCGTCAACGCGGGCGCCTCCGCCGCCGTGGTGTTCGGCATCGGGGTCGTCGGGCTCGCGGGCTTCGGTTCGCTGGTGTGGTTCTCCTTCGCGGGCGCGGCGCTCACGACCGTCGTCGTGTACGTCCTCGGCGCCTCCGGGAGGGCCGGGCCCACCCCCGTACGCCTCGCCCTGGCCGGGGCCGCCGTCAGCGCCAGTCTGAGCGGGGTCATCGCCGGGCTCACCGTCTTCGACTCCGCCACCTACGACTACCTGCGCTTCTGGATGGTCGGCTCCCTCGCCGGACGGGAACCCCAACTCGTCGTGCAGCTCCTGCCGTTCATCGTGGCCGGTCTGGTGATCGCCCTGCTGCTGGCCCGCTCGCTCAACTCCCTCGCCCTGGGGGAGGAGCTGGGCCGGGCGCTCGGGGCGCGGATCGCCCGGACCCGGATCGCCGCCGTGGTCGTGGTGACCCTGCTCTGCGGGGCGTCGACCGCGGCCGCGGGGCCGATCGCCTTCGTGGGCCTGGTCGTTCCCCTGGTGGCACGCTGGCTGACCGGGCCCGATCTGCGCTGGGTGCTGCCGTACTCGATGCTGCTCGCCCCCGTGCTCCTGCTGGTCTCGGACATCATCGGCCGGGTGGCGCTGCCCGGTGACGAACTGGAGGTCGGCGCGGTGACCGCGCTCATCGGGGCGCCGGTCTTCATCGCCATGGTGTGCCGCCGCAAGGGGGCGTCGCTGTGA
- a CDS encoding MbtH family protein — MTNPFEDENGTYLVLVNDEGQHSLWPAFAEVPGGWTVARTEGSRQDCLDYVERNWTDLRPKSLLESAAADPA, encoded by the coding sequence GTGACCAACCCCTTCGAGGACGAGAACGGCACCTACCTGGTGCTTGTCAACGACGAGGGCCAGCACTCCCTGTGGCCCGCCTTCGCCGAGGTGCCGGGCGGCTGGACCGTGGCCCGCACGGAGGGCAGCCGTCAGGACTGCCTGGACTACGTGGAGCGGAACTGGACGGACCTGCGGCCCAAGAGCCTGCTGGAGAGCGCGGCGGCCGATCCGGCGTGA
- a CDS encoding iron ABC transporter substrate-binding protein, producing the protein MGESGSEGPDGGSTAPSGAATRSLDTDNGTVRVPEKPERVVVLENYDALMLLDLGLVPVGVPDGAANAQLLPPDVYAQLKDVDTIGASGTPNSQAIAALKPDLIIDQFYKEKSAPLKTIAPVAYFDWHTSGSLWHQQIAKVAKAVNRESRLAEREKEYERRLSEVRTAYSKQISTTTWAPLSGGPNGKFFLGTPLVTVMRDVGLRIGAGLPEKEAGFVARSYEEMDVLKDCDALIYSVQYDGKATPTTQQLLDHKLWKGVPAVKAGRAFPSKHFVMANYTFAIGAVDEIEAMLKQL; encoded by the coding sequence GTGGGCGAGTCCGGCTCGGAGGGCCCGGACGGCGGGTCCACGGCCCCGTCCGGCGCGGCCACGCGCAGCCTGGACACGGACAACGGGACCGTACGGGTGCCGGAGAAGCCGGAGCGGGTGGTGGTGCTGGAGAACTACGACGCCCTGATGCTCCTCGATCTCGGCCTGGTGCCCGTCGGGGTCCCCGACGGGGCGGCCAACGCGCAGCTGCTGCCTCCGGATGTGTACGCACAGCTCAAGGACGTCGATACCATCGGGGCCTCGGGAACGCCCAACTCCCAGGCCATCGCGGCGCTGAAGCCGGATCTGATCATTGATCAGTTCTACAAGGAGAAGTCGGCTCCGCTCAAGACCATCGCCCCCGTCGCGTACTTCGACTGGCACACCAGCGGATCGCTCTGGCACCAGCAGATAGCGAAGGTCGCCAAGGCGGTCAACAGGGAGAGCCGGCTCGCGGAGAGGGAAAAGGAGTACGAGCGTCGGCTGTCGGAGGTGCGGACGGCCTACAGCAAGCAGATCAGCACGACGACCTGGGCGCCGCTGAGCGGCGGACCGAACGGGAAGTTCTTCCTCGGTACGCCGCTGGTGACGGTGATGCGTGATGTCGGGCTCCGCATCGGCGCCGGACTGCCGGAGAAGGAGGCGGGCTTCGTGGCCAGGAGCTACGAGGAGATGGATGTCCTCAAGGACTGCGACGCGCTGATCTACTCGGTGCAGTACGACGGGAAGGCGACGCCCACGACCCAGCAGCTGCTGGACCACAAACTGTGGAAGGGCGTGCCCGCCGTCAAGGCCGGGCGCGCCTTCCCCTCGAAGCACTTCGTGATGGCCAACTACACCTTCGCCATCGGCGCGGTCGACGAGATCGAGGCCATGCTCAAGCAGCTGTAG
- a CDS encoding alpha/beta hydrolase, whose amino-acid sequence MPSAPLNGITLTYDDTGEGEPVVLVNGTAAARTTWRARQTPALTAAGYRVVAPDNRGLPPNVSPPGGITLDTMAADVAALIEHLGLGPCRVVGFSMGAAVVGELLIARPELVSQAVLMAGWARPHTFGVALHRARRELYDRGIEVPASHRAVFAALCYLSPHTLRDPQAAQDWLDVFTYAPAENGPGVRAQYDTLDGPDRRPRYATIDVPLLCVGFADDALVPPEITREIAETVPGARYVQIERAGHFGHLERPAEVNAALLGFFAERPQRPECPERSVPSAEPGRPDRSARPEDPSGAGRGSI is encoded by the coding sequence ATGCCTTCCGCACCCCTCAACGGCATCACCCTGACCTACGACGACACGGGCGAGGGGGAACCCGTCGTGCTCGTCAACGGCACCGCCGCCGCCCGCACCACCTGGCGCGCCCGCCAGACCCCCGCCCTCACCGCGGCCGGCTACCGGGTCGTGGCCCCGGACAACCGGGGCCTCCCGCCCAACGTGTCACCGCCCGGCGGCATCACCCTGGACACCATGGCGGCCGACGTGGCCGCCCTGATCGAGCACCTCGGCCTCGGGCCCTGCCGGGTCGTCGGCTTCTCCATGGGCGCCGCCGTCGTCGGCGAACTCCTCATCGCCCGCCCCGAACTCGTCAGCCAGGCCGTGCTGATGGCGGGATGGGCCCGCCCCCACACGTTCGGCGTCGCCCTCCACCGGGCCCGCCGCGAACTGTACGACCGCGGGATCGAGGTGCCCGCCTCCCACCGGGCCGTCTTCGCCGCCCTGTGCTACCTCTCGCCCCACACCCTGCGCGATCCGCAGGCGGCGCAGGACTGGCTCGACGTCTTCACCTACGCACCGGCGGAGAACGGACCGGGCGTCCGCGCCCAGTACGACACCCTGGACGGCCCCGACCGGCGGCCCCGGTACGCCACGATCGACGTCCCGCTCCTGTGCGTCGGATTCGCCGACGACGCCCTGGTGCCGCCGGAGATCACCCGGGAGATCGCCGAGACCGTTCCGGGCGCCCGCTACGTCCAGATCGAACGCGCCGGTCACTTCGGCCATCTGGAACGCCCGGCGGAGGTCAACGCCGCCCTGCTCGGCTTCTTCGCGGAGCGCCCGCAGCGCCCCGAGTGCCCCGAGCGGTCCGTCCCCTCCGCCGAGCCCGGCCGCCCCGACCGGTCCGCGCGCCCGGAAGACCCCTCCGGCGCCGGACGGGGGTCCATATGA
- a CDS encoding multidrug ABC transporter ATP-binding protein: MNRRTTTTEQPPTGPDAPAAPTTGDGLRLLASCLRDRPALAALAVLGGLVYQLALIALPWIVERAVDQGIVDGDTSALRSWALAVVGAGVLAALAEMALGWYSTLLATTQGNRLYIALADRVARLDTRTLTRFGEGDLALRGTRDVDLVRTWLSGFASFVTGVAGFAVIIAAIMRLDPLLAALCVLCVPPLVWINTYRFPRRFGAANARLSAAHGSRADAVEELLSASAAVRGLGGEPALVRRHHERSATVTEHTLATGRISADWAALSPFVPALAIGAGLGLGGVAVLRGPLSVGGIVAFTGWMSMLVLWVGVITLRISQLSQATTAARRLQDVLLPRPTDRPEGTEALPATGDLTAEGVSHRSGGHLTLAPVDLTVRPGELIAVTGPTGSGKTTLLRILAGLLPPTTGTVRFGGLPLEAAGTAELHARIGYVPQRPVTLSGTLADNLRLGAPYTDDELREACRTAALDDTLASAPDGLDTPVGERGNTLSGGQLQRLALARALLRRPAVLLLDDITSAIDTTTERALLERLRARPGTTTIVCATHRPTVIEAADRTLALTPARTPGADHVTEEQVSTGG; encoded by the coding sequence ATGAACCGCCGCACCACCACCACCGAGCAGCCGCCCACCGGCCCGGACGCACCCGCCGCCCCCACCACCGGGGACGGCCTCCGGCTCCTGGCATCCTGCCTCCGGGACCGCCCCGCCCTCGCCGCCCTCGCCGTACTCGGCGGCCTCGTCTACCAGCTCGCGCTCATCGCCCTGCCCTGGATCGTCGAACGCGCCGTCGACCAGGGCATCGTGGACGGCGACACCTCCGCCCTGCGCTCCTGGGCCCTCGCCGTCGTCGGGGCCGGTGTCCTCGCCGCCCTCGCCGAGATGGCCCTCGGCTGGTACTCCACCCTGCTCGCCACCACCCAGGGCAACCGCCTCTACATCGCCCTCGCCGACCGGGTCGCCCGCCTCGACACCCGTACGCTCACCCGCTTCGGCGAAGGCGACCTCGCCCTGCGCGGCACCCGTGACGTGGACCTGGTGCGCACCTGGCTCTCCGGCTTCGCCTCGTTCGTCACCGGGGTCGCCGGATTCGCCGTCATCATCGCGGCCATCATGCGGCTCGACCCGCTGCTCGCCGCCCTCTGCGTCCTGTGCGTCCCGCCCCTGGTGTGGATCAACACCTACCGGTTCCCCCGGCGGTTCGGCGCCGCCAACGCCCGGCTCTCCGCCGCTCACGGGAGCCGCGCCGACGCGGTGGAGGAGCTGCTCTCGGCCAGTGCCGCCGTACGCGGACTCGGCGGCGAACCCGCCCTCGTACGACGGCACCACGAGCGCAGCGCCACCGTCACCGAGCACACCCTCGCCACCGGCCGGATCTCCGCCGACTGGGCCGCGCTCTCACCGTTCGTACCGGCCCTCGCCATCGGCGCCGGACTCGGCCTCGGCGGCGTCGCGGTCCTGCGCGGCCCCCTGTCCGTCGGTGGCATCGTCGCCTTCACCGGCTGGATGAGCATGCTCGTCCTGTGGGTCGGCGTCATCACCCTGCGGATCAGCCAGCTCAGCCAGGCCACCACCGCCGCCCGCCGCCTCCAGGACGTCCTGCTGCCCCGGCCCACCGACCGCCCCGAGGGCACGGAAGCCTTACCCGCGACCGGCGACCTCACCGCCGAGGGCGTCAGCCACCGCTCCGGCGGCCACCTCACCCTCGCCCCCGTCGACCTCACCGTCCGCCCCGGCGAACTCATCGCCGTCACCGGCCCCACCGGCTCCGGCAAGACCACCCTGCTCAGAATCCTCGCCGGACTCCTGCCGCCCACCACCGGCACCGTACGCTTCGGCGGCCTCCCGCTGGAGGCGGCCGGCACCGCCGAACTCCACGCCAGGATCGGCTACGTGCCCCAGCGCCCCGTCACCCTCAGCGGCACCCTCGCCGACAACCTCCGCCTGGGCGCCCCCTACACGGACGACGAACTGCGCGAGGCATGCCGCACCGCCGCACTCGACGACACCCTCGCCTCCGCCCCCGACGGTCTGGACACCCCCGTCGGCGAACGCGGGAACACCCTCTCCGGCGGCCAGCTCCAACGCCTCGCCCTCGCCCGGGCCCTCCTGCGCCGACCGGCCGTCCTGCTGCTCGACGACATCACCTCGGCCATCGACACCACCACCGAACGCGCCCTGCTGGAACGGCTCCGCGCCCGGCCGGGGACGACCACGATCGTCTGCGCCACCCACCGCCCCACCGTCATCGAAGCGGCCGACCGCACCCTCGCCCTGACACCGGCCCGGACGCCCGGCGCCGACCACGTAACGGAGGAGCAGGTGAGCACCGGTGGCTGA
- a CDS encoding ABC transporter, with protein sequence MAEPRLLTANPDQRRVLRRAWPHLRPERRGIALALATSAAATATAVAVPAVVGAGVDQLLERDRAGLFTAVAALTVLALLRLVLFRQSELLLITVGERVVRALRELAVTRLSRAPLRFLEAHPSGDLLRRTTTEIADLATFVRSQLPDVLTVAGYLVLTTVLLLTYSPLLTLALALVFVPAVVCVLRLFKKAADPAFAAEAAAAGRVATTYRELVQSREMLVTGGGTGFWRTRFLADNERRYRAARRSQRSLFLISLSRIVQSVTTAVLLLAGGWLTARGSISVGTVVVFILATRQLFDSATQASNLVGQVQSSLVGLARLLDLLTTTAPRPASDGTPPHPVSEVTAERGPLDIEDVHYAYVAGTEVLRGLSVRVEPGERVGLVGPTGSGKTTLAKLMTGLYAPDSGTVRYDGHDLRSLPPGELRRRIVLIPQRVHMIEGTLLDNLRLVPGDPGEQAIARAAGQLGLSGWIDSLDEGLHTRLGRDSGRLSAGELQLVGLVRAALLDPAVLVLDEATADIDPGTARTLESALDTLRADRTLIVIAHREATIERLPRVIRLENGSRTRLGNGSRTPSVRRGTRC encoded by the coding sequence GTGGCTGAACCCCGGCTCCTGACCGCCAACCCCGACCAGCGCCGCGTCCTGCGCCGCGCCTGGCCCCACCTGCGCCCCGAGAGGCGGGGCATCGCCCTCGCCCTGGCCACGAGCGCCGCCGCGACCGCCACCGCCGTCGCCGTCCCCGCCGTCGTCGGCGCGGGCGTCGACCAGCTCCTGGAACGCGACCGCGCGGGCCTGTTCACCGCCGTCGCCGCGCTCACCGTACTGGCGCTGCTCAGACTCGTCCTGTTCCGCCAGTCGGAACTCCTGCTCATCACCGTCGGCGAACGCGTCGTCCGCGCCCTGCGCGAACTGGCCGTCACCCGGCTCTCCCGCGCACCCCTCCGCTTCCTCGAAGCCCACCCCTCCGGTGACCTGCTGCGCCGGACCACCACCGAGATCGCCGACCTCGCCACCTTCGTCCGCAGCCAGCTCCCCGACGTCCTCACCGTCGCCGGGTACCTCGTCCTCACCACCGTGCTGCTGCTCACCTACTCGCCGCTGCTCACGCTGGCCCTGGCCCTCGTGTTCGTGCCCGCCGTCGTCTGCGTGCTGCGGCTCTTCAAGAAGGCCGCCGACCCGGCCTTCGCCGCCGAGGCCGCCGCGGCCGGGAGGGTGGCGACCACCTACCGCGAGCTGGTCCAGTCCCGCGAGATGCTCGTGACCGGCGGCGGCACCGGCTTCTGGCGCACGCGCTTCCTCGCCGACAACGAGCGCCGCTACCGCGCGGCCCGGCGCAGCCAGCGCAGCCTCTTCCTCATCAGCCTCTCCCGCATCGTCCAGAGCGTGACGACCGCCGTGCTCCTCCTCGCCGGAGGCTGGCTCACCGCCCGGGGCTCCATCAGCGTCGGTACGGTCGTGGTCTTCATCCTCGCCACCCGCCAGCTCTTCGACTCCGCCACCCAGGCATCGAACCTGGTCGGCCAGGTGCAGAGCTCCCTCGTCGGCCTCGCGCGCCTGCTCGACCTGCTCACCACCACCGCGCCCCGGCCCGCGTCCGACGGCACCCCGCCCCACCCGGTGTCCGAGGTCACCGCCGAACGCGGCCCGCTCGACATCGAGGACGTCCACTACGCGTACGTGGCCGGGACCGAGGTCCTGCGCGGTCTCTCCGTACGGGTCGAACCGGGCGAACGCGTCGGGCTCGTCGGCCCCACCGGCTCCGGCAAGACCACCCTCGCCAAGCTCATGACCGGCCTGTACGCCCCCGACAGCGGCACCGTCCGCTACGACGGCCACGACCTGAGGAGCCTCCCGCCCGGCGAACTGCGCCGCCGGATCGTCCTCATCCCGCAGCGCGTCCACATGATCGAGGGCACCCTGCTGGACAACCTCCGGCTCGTCCCGGGCGACCCCGGTGAGCAGGCCATCGCCCGGGCGGCCGGACAGCTCGGCCTCAGCGGCTGGATCGACTCGCTCGACGAGGGACTCCACACCCGCCTCGGCCGGGACAGCGGCAGGCTCTCGGCCGGTGAACTCCAGCTGGTCGGCCTGGTGCGCGCCGCCCTCCTCGACCCGGCCGTCCTCGTCCTCGACGAGGCCACCGCCGACATCGACCCCGGGACCGCCCGGACCCTGGAATCGGCGCTCGACACCCTGCGGGCCGACCGCACCCTCATCGTCATCGCCCACCGGGAGGCCACCATCGAACGGCTCCCGCGCGTCATCCGCCTGGAGAACGGCTCCCGTACGCGCCTGGGGAACGGCTCCCGTACGCCCTCCGTCCGGAGGGGAACGCGCTGCTGA
- a CDS encoding FABP family protein, with product MSDPAPQHPFPDAFRPGEAPAPHPLLEPVLGLLGSWRGRGRGGYPTLEEEFSYAQEVTFSHDGRPFLHYAARAWLIDADGAPLRPSARESGWWRLQPEGRVEALITQPTGVAEIAVGRADGGTVDLATHEVALAPTAKQVDASRRHYTLTDGDTLTFVHQLAAVGQPLQHHLSAELRRDGRK from the coding sequence ATGTCCGACCCCGCCCCGCAGCACCCTTTCCCCGATGCCTTCCGCCCCGGCGAGGCGCCCGCGCCGCACCCGCTCCTGGAGCCGGTGCTCGGGCTCCTGGGGAGCTGGAGAGGCCGGGGGCGGGGCGGGTACCCGACGCTGGAGGAGGAGTTCAGCTACGCGCAGGAGGTCACCTTCAGCCACGACGGACGGCCGTTCCTCCACTACGCGGCGCGCGCCTGGCTGATCGACGCGGACGGTGCCCCGCTGCGGCCCTCGGCGCGGGAGAGCGGCTGGTGGCGGCTTCAGCCGGAGGGGCGCGTGGAGGCGCTGATCACCCAGCCCACCGGAGTCGCCGAGATCGCGGTCGGGCGGGCCGACGGGGGCACGGTCGACCTCGCCACGCACGAGGTGGCTCTCGCGCCCACGGCCAAGCAGGTCGATGCCAGCCGCCGCCACTACACCCTGACCGACGGGGACACGCTCACCTTCGTCCACCAACTCGCCGCGGTCGGGCAGCCGTTGCAGCACCACCTGTCGGCGGAGCTGCGGCGGGACGGCAGGAAATAG
- a CDS encoding AI-2E family transporter — protein sequence MSATLSSEKTAAALRRSARVSLELLLVLLMAAVVLWLLGRTWPVVWPLIVGLLLTTLTWPPARFLRRRGWRPAPAAALVTVLFLLVGTGIVALIAIPVASQSGQLADGVIEGIGRLREWAAGPPLNISDAQITGAFDAAVDRIENSVGSVVTTAVTGVSTVFSGLVTAVLALFLMFFFLKDGPRFLPWLARQLPGRLSTDVPVVAERCWNTLGSFVRSQAFVGLLDAVFIGIGLWILDVPLVLPLAVLTFVSAFVPIVGAVFAGLVAVLIALVSNGLTDALIVLAIIIVVQQLEGNVFQPMIQSRGLGLHAAVVLLAVTLGGSLAGIVGSLLAVPVAALIAVIWNYLREQLSDPGEASEQRDQEPGPDPDPEQGPGGSHVDTPVPA from the coding sequence ATGTCTGCCACGTTGAGCTCCGAAAAGACCGCGGCCGCGCTCCGTAGATCGGCACGCGTCTCGCTCGAACTGCTGCTGGTCCTGTTGATGGCCGCCGTCGTCCTGTGGCTGCTGGGCCGCACCTGGCCGGTGGTGTGGCCCCTCATAGTGGGTCTGCTCCTCACCACCCTGACCTGGCCGCCCGCGCGTTTCCTGCGCCGCCGGGGATGGCGGCCCGCCCCGGCGGCGGCGCTGGTGACCGTGCTGTTCCTCCTCGTCGGCACCGGCATCGTGGCGCTGATCGCGATCCCGGTCGCCTCCCAGTCCGGCCAGTTGGCCGACGGTGTCATCGAGGGCATCGGGAGGCTGCGCGAGTGGGCCGCGGGACCGCCGCTGAACATCAGCGACGCCCAGATCACGGGCGCCTTCGACGCCGCCGTCGACCGCATCGAGAACAGCGTCGGCAGCGTGGTCACCACGGCGGTCACCGGGGTGAGCACCGTCTTCAGCGGTCTGGTCACCGCTGTGCTGGCCCTCTTCCTGATGTTCTTCTTTCTCAAGGACGGCCCGCGCTTCCTTCCCTGGCTCGCGCGTCAGCTGCCCGGCCGCCTCTCCACCGACGTCCCGGTCGTGGCCGAGCGCTGCTGGAACACGCTCGGTTCGTTCGTGCGGTCCCAGGCGTTCGTGGGCCTGCTCGACGCCGTCTTCATCGGTATCGGCCTGTGGATTCTGGACGTTCCGCTGGTGCTTCCGCTGGCGGTGCTGACCTTCGTGTCCGCGTTCGTGCCGATCGTGGGCGCGGTCTTCGCCGGTCTCGTCGCGGTGCTCATCGCGCTGGTCTCGAACGGTCTGACGGACGCGCTGATCGTGCTGGCGATCATCATCGTGGTGCAGCAGCTGGAGGGCAACGTCTTCCAGCCCATGATCCAGAGCCGTGGACTGGGCCTGCACGCGGCGGTGGTCCTGCTGGCGGTGACGCTCGGCGGCAGCCTGGCCGGCATCGTGGGCAGCCTGCTCGCGGTCCCGGTGGCGGCGCTGATCGCGGTGATCTGGAACTACCTGCGCGAGCAGCTCAGCGACCCGGGGGAGGCGTCGGAACAGCGGGACCAGGAGCCGGGGCCGGACCCCGACCCCGAGCAGGGGCCGGGCGGGTCCCACGTCGATACCCCTGTTCCCGCGTGA